One genomic segment of Ignavibacteriota bacterium includes these proteins:
- a CDS encoding DMT family protein, with translation MNSIYTILLLAASNTFMTFAWYGHLKFKEIDGFKNLGLFAVILISWGIAFFEYCFQVPANRIGYNGNGGSFSLVELKVLQEVITLVVFTFFSLILFKTETFRTNHIIGFVFLVLAVYFIFKK, from the coding sequence ATGAACAGCATTTATACAATTCTTTTACTTGCGGCTTCAAATACATTTATGACATTTGCTTGGTATGGTCACTTAAAATTTAAAGAAATTGATGGTTTTAAAAATCTCGGACTTTTTGCTGTAATTTTAATCAGCTGGGGAATTGCATTTTTTGAATATTGTTTTCAAGTTCCGGCAAACAGAATTGGTTACAACGGAAATGGCGGATCTTTTAGTTTGGTAGAATTAAAAGTTTTGCAAGAAGTTATAACGCTGGTTGTATTTACATTCTTTTCACTGATTTTATTTAAAACAGAAACATTTAGAACAAATCATATAATTGGATTTGTATTTTTGGTTTTGGCAGTGTACTTCATTTTTAAAAAGTAA
- a CDS encoding T9SS type A sorting domain-containing protein — MKTLNKIFRFGKILIIIILISALKINAQTQVFTDNFSSGTTNWVLTGNWGLTTSNYYSASNSLAESPSGDYTNIQSTSATSINIDLSSYQGAEFSFWAKYNLENAFDYVYVEISKDGGTSFVKLTEFTGVSSTWQKYTFNIGTFAGNTNVKIRFRFYSDQYIVADGIYIDDVEILGSTIDNSAPLIVHDGPQFYEGTQNNNIVIAEITDVSGINSSTLFYNVDGVGPNSVTGINTSGNNYSFTIPAQNPGSMISYKIKAVDNASSPNQTDTSIATQYKYISGTYLAYDDGIVDAVATTTGTAAVAVKISVSTNMYGRLVYALIRNYRDSNLSNSNMLFHVWSNNNGVPGTDLITPFSVTPEATLDNPFPFTRIDLRNYTELHDLQNDFFIGYTVPVNSVSMVVSNVSHGRSYSFNGTTWSAYSKDYEMRAIIFESSSPLPVELTSFSANVEGNKILLNWETATEVNNYGFEIEKQKSEVSSKNLVWEKVGFVEGSGNSNSPKYYFYEDQSLKIAGKYFYRLKQIDIDGKYEYSDEIEVNISAPEEFNLSQNYPNPFNPVTTIKYQIPAHDQNDNTSALTSVRLNVFDVLGKEISTLVNEKQNPGNYEISFDGSNLPSGIYFYTLQMGRLTKTQRMILLK; from the coding sequence ATGAAAACACTAAACAAAATTTTTAGATTTGGTAAAATCTTGATAATAATTATCTTGATTTCTGCTTTAAAAATAAATGCACAAACCCAAGTGTTTACGGATAATTTCAGTTCCGGAACAACAAATTGGGTGTTAACCGGAAATTGGGGATTAACAACTTCAAATTATTATTCTGCGTCAAATTCATTGGCTGAAAGTCCAAGTGGTGATTATACAAATATACAAAGTACTTCCGCAACATCCATAAATATTGATTTAAGCAGTTATCAAGGTGCGGAATTTAGTTTTTGGGCAAAATATAATTTAGAAAATGCATTTGATTATGTTTATGTTGAAATTTCTAAAGACGGCGGAACAAGTTTTGTAAAACTAACGGAATTTACCGGAGTTTCATCAACTTGGCAAAAATATACTTTTAATATTGGAACTTTCGCCGGAAATACGAATGTTAAAATTCGTTTTAGATTTTACAGCGATCAATATATTGTTGCTGATGGAATTTACATAGATGATGTTGAAATTTTAGGTTCAACAATTGATAATTCTGCTCCGCTAATTGTACATGATGGACCTCAATTTTATGAAGGAACGCAAAACAATAATATCGTAATTGCAGAAATTACAGATGTTTCCGGAATAAATTCTTCAACTCTATTCTATAATGTTGATGGAGTTGGACCAAATTCAGTTACAGGAATAAACACAAGTGGCAATAATTACTCTTTTACAATTCCCGCACAAAATCCGGGTTCAATGATTTCTTACAAAATTAAAGCTGTTGATAATGCGTCGTCTCCAAATCAGACAGATACTTCAATTGCGACACAATATAAATACATTTCCGGAACTTATTTAGCTTATGATGATGGAATTGTTGATGCCGTTGCAACAACAACCGGAACCGCTGCAGTGGCAGTTAAAATTTCAGTTTCAACAAATATGTACGGAAGATTAGTTTACGCATTAATAAGAAATTACAGAGATTCAAATCTATCAAATTCAAATATGCTTTTTCATGTTTGGAGCAATAATAATGGAGTTCCCGGAACAGATTTAATAACGCCGTTTTCCGTAACTCCGGAAGCAACTTTAGATAATCCATTTCCGTTTACAAGAATTGATTTAAGAAATTATACGGAATTGCATGATTTACAAAATGATTTTTTTATTGGATACACAGTTCCGGTAAACTCGGTTAGTATGGTTGTAAGCAATGTTTCGCATGGAAGATCATATTCATTTAACGGAACAACTTGGAGTGCTTATTCAAAAGATTATGAAATGCGAGCAATAATTTTTGAAAGCTCATCGCCGCTTCCGGTTGAGTTAACTTCATTTTCTGCAAATGTTGAGGGAAATAAAATTCTTCTAAATTGGGAAACAGCAACAGAAGTTAATAATTATGGTTTTGAAATTGAAAAACAGAAGTCGGAAGTTAGTAGTAAAAATTTAGTATGGGAAAAAGTCGGATTTGTTGAAGGCAGCGGAAATAGTAATTCGCCAAAATATTATTTTTATGAAGATCAATCATTAAAAATTGCCGGAAAATATTTTTACCGATTAAAACAAATTGATATTGACGGAAAGTATGAATATTCTGATGAAATTGAAGTAAATATTTCCGCTCCGGAAGAATTTAATTTATCACAAAACTATCCAAATCCGTTTAATCCGGTTACAACAATAAAGTATCAGATTCCGGCACATGACCAGAATGACAATACATCTGCTCTAACGTCTGTACGTCTTAACGTTTTTGACGTTCTTGGAAAAGAAATTTCAACATTAGTTAATGAAAAACAAAACCCCGGGAATTATGAAATTAGTTTTGACGGAAGTAATCTACCGAGTGGCATTTATTTTTATACTCTTCAAATGGGTAGATTAACAAAAACTCAGAGAATGATTTTACTAAAATAA
- a CDS encoding tetratricopeptide repeat protein, which translates to MNKFIRNIFFTVTILFFEFAQIFAAHQNFDSSFALSKSDSLKNLLSQQSIDTVKVNLLNEIAWYLAPTNFDESIKYAEMAKKLSLEVGFEKGTGDAYNNFGEIYRFKGDVKLSIENYNYALSIFENIKSKENIARTKSNIGTSYYNVSDFTNSLENFQSSLKIYQKLNLREGIADNLGKIGILLSTFKKYESSLEYFKNALIIYEETNNLPNTAIQYGNIGLTYFELKDYQLSISFYNKALNIFKKIEDKYNYSIYLGNIGLVYAELNKFSEALMYYKNALKIAKEINDSYGIAYLHGNIGELKIKIYNINKKFASGEKLSEILLEAKENFILSVLGFRKLGMIDEEKTQLLHLAEVHKSNGNYKSAFENYSLAKDLQDSLNNTSNKKMIAELEIKQQLESKESEILLLNQENEKKTLIAFGLFGFFFIGFSTAITIYIFYRKKQKQNKLLVETEKNLRSKKIQLEIYQGQLEQLVFERTQELETEIKERKKIEKDLVIAKETAEAASNSKSVFLANMSHELRTPLVGILGYSDLMRGVINDPDLIEMADGINRTGKRLLSTLSMVLDLARLESDLLEINLQPIDIIQEIKDTCASFKGALSNKKLGFDINLHSDSFMLNMDQSMFRVILENLINNAFKFTSKGEIRISTSIENDFIDSKFVLKVQDSGIGIKKDKIPLIFKEFKQLSEGFTKDFQGSGLGLSITKKYIEMLGGNIDVESEFGKGTTFIISFPIKIQYAA; encoded by the coding sequence ATGAATAAATTTATAAGAAATATATTTTTTACGGTAACAATTCTATTTTTTGAATTTGCACAAATTTTTGCAGCTCATCAAAATTTTGATAGTTCCTTCGCTTTATCCAAATCAGACAGTTTAAAAAATTTATTATCGCAGCAATCCATTGATACTGTTAAAGTAAATCTGCTTAACGAAATTGCTTGGTATTTGGCTCCAACAAATTTTGATGAGAGTATAAAATATGCTGAAATGGCAAAAAAACTTTCCTTGGAAGTTGGATTTGAAAAAGGAACCGGAGACGCTTATAATAATTTTGGCGAAATTTACAGATTTAAAGGAGATGTAAAATTATCAATAGAAAATTATAATTACGCTTTATCAATTTTTGAAAATATAAAATCGAAAGAAAATATTGCAAGAACAAAAAGTAATATTGGAACTTCGTATTACAATGTTTCCGATTTTACAAACTCATTGGAAAATTTTCAAAGCTCTCTTAAAATTTATCAAAAATTAAATTTGCGTGAAGGAATTGCAGACAACTTAGGCAAAATTGGAATTCTTCTCAGCACTTTTAAAAAATATGAAAGCTCTTTGGAATATTTTAAGAATGCGTTAATAATTTACGAGGAAACTAATAATCTGCCAAATACTGCAATTCAATACGGAAATATTGGATTGACTTATTTCGAATTAAAAGATTATCAGCTTTCAATTTCATTCTACAATAAAGCATTAAATATTTTCAAAAAAATTGAGGATAAATATAATTACTCAATTTATTTGGGAAATATTGGATTGGTTTATGCTGAACTAAATAAATTTTCCGAAGCGTTAATGTATTATAAAAATGCTCTAAAAATTGCCAAAGAAATTAATGACAGTTACGGAATTGCTTATCTTCACGGAAATATTGGCGAACTAAAAATTAAAATTTATAACATAAATAAAAAATTTGCAAGTGGAGAAAAGCTTAGTGAAATCCTTCTTGAAGCAAAAGAAAACTTCATATTATCCGTACTTGGTTTTCGCAAATTGGGAATGATTGATGAAGAAAAAACACAACTTTTGCATTTAGCCGAAGTTCATAAATCTAACGGAAATTACAAATCGGCATTTGAAAATTATTCATTAGCAAAAGATTTGCAAGATAGTTTGAATAATACTTCCAACAAAAAAATGATTGCCGAATTAGAAATTAAACAGCAGCTCGAATCGAAAGAAAGTGAAATTCTACTTTTAAATCAGGAAAATGAAAAGAAAACTCTTATTGCATTTGGTTTATTTGGATTTTTCTTTATCGGATTTTCTACGGCAATTACAATTTATATTTTTTATCGGAAGAAACAGAAACAAAATAAATTACTTGTGGAAACCGAGAAAAATTTACGATCAAAAAAAATTCAATTGGAAATTTATCAAGGTCAACTTGAGCAGCTTGTTTTTGAAAGGACTCAAGAATTAGAAACTGAAATTAAAGAAAGAAAAAAAATTGAAAAGGATTTGGTAATTGCAAAGGAAACCGCCGAAGCTGCAAGTAATTCAAAATCTGTATTTCTTGCAAATATGAGTCACGAACTTAGAACTCCTTTGGTCGGAATTTTAGGTTATTCGGATTTGATGCGCGGAGTGATTAACGATCCGGATTTAATTGAAATGGCAGATGGAATAAATAGAACGGGTAAAAGGCTTCTTTCAACATTAAGTATGGTTTTGGATTTAGCAAGATTAGAATCGGACTTATTGGAAATAAATCTTCAGCCAATTGATATAATTCAAGAAATTAAAGATACTTGTGCAAGTTTTAAGGGTGCGCTTTCAAATAAAAAACTTGGATTTGACATTAACTTACATTCGGATTCATTTATGCTGAATATGGATCAATCGATGTTTAGAGTAATTTTAGAAAATCTAATTAATAATGCATTTAAGTTTACCTCAAAAGGGGAAATAAGAATTTCCACATCAATAGAAAATGATTTTATTGATTCTAAATTTGTGCTAAAAGTTCAAGATAGCGGAATTGGAATTAAGAAGGATAAAATTCCATTAATCTTTAAAGAGTTTAAACAACTTAGCGAAGGATTTACTAAAGATTTTCAAGGAAGTGGCTTGGGTTTGTCAATCACTAAAAAATATATTGAAATGCTTGGCGGAAATATTGATGTGGAAAGTGAATTTGGCAAAGGAACTACTTTTATAATTAGTTTCCCGATTAAGATTCAATACGCTGCGTAA
- a CDS encoding dipeptidase — MNKFLFIILFGGLMNLNAEGNTKTDDELFNRAVELSKKLLIIDTHIDIPYRLKHHWEDISVKTNSGHFDYERATQGGLNAAFMSIYIPADLGESNEAFELADTLIDMVEYLTKTYPNKFAIAVSTEDIKNQFGKGIISFPMGMENGSALNRSFEKLKHFYDRGIRYITLTHSKSNHICDSSYDPNKRWKGLSPFGKSLIPEMNKLGIMVDISHVSDDAFYQAVEISKVPVIATHSSCRFYTPNFERNMSDEMIKKLAEKGGVIQITFGSYFISGDFNRKSEEIEKYLNDHNLSRGSEEGKNYVDNYLKDDPMKPGTVKDVADHIDHVVKLVGIDHVGLGSDFEGVNTLPENLKDASYYPYIIYELLKKNYSESDIEKICSGNMLRVWKQTEDFAKSLK; from the coding sequence ATGAACAAATTTCTATTTATAATATTATTTGGTGGATTAATGAATTTAAATGCTGAAGGTAATACTAAAACCGATGATGAACTTTTTAACCGAGCAGTTGAGTTAAGTAAAAAACTTTTAATAATTGATACACATATTGATATTCCGTACAGATTAAAACATCATTGGGAAGATATTTCTGTTAAAACTAACAGCGGACATTTTGATTATGAGCGCGCAACTCAAGGCGGATTGAATGCTGCGTTTATGTCAATTTACATTCCCGCAGATTTGGGTGAATCTAATGAAGCTTTTGAACTTGCCGATACTTTAATTGATATGGTTGAATATCTGACAAAAACTTATCCAAATAAATTTGCAATTGCTGTTTCAACGGAAGATATAAAAAATCAATTTGGAAAAGGAATTATTTCATTTCCAATGGGAATGGAAAATGGAAGTGCGTTAAACAGAAGTTTTGAAAAGTTAAAACATTTTTATGATAGAGGAATTAGGTACATAACTTTAACGCACTCAAAATCAAATCACATTTGTGATTCTTCTTATGATCCAAACAAACGCTGGAAAGGTTTAAGTCCGTTTGGAAAATCTTTAATTCCCGAAATGAATAAACTCGGAATTATGGTTGATATTTCACACGTTTCCGATGATGCATTTTATCAAGCTGTAGAAATTTCTAAAGTTCCGGTAATTGCAACACATTCTTCTTGCAGATTTTACACTCCAAATTTTGAAAGAAATATGAGTGATGAAATGATAAAAAAATTAGCGGAAAAAGGCGGAGTAATTCAAATTACATTTGGATCATATTTTATAAGCGGAGATTTTAATAGAAAATCTGAAGAAATTGAAAAATATTTAAATGATCATAATCTTTCAAGAGGAAGTGAGGAAGGGAAAAATTATGTTGATAATTATTTGAAAGATGATCCAATGAAACCCGGAACTGTTAAAGATGTTGCAGATCATATTGATCATGTTGTAAAATTAGTAGGAATTGATCATGTCGGTTTGGGTTCGGATTTTGAAGGAGTAAACACACTTCCGGAAAATTTAAAAGATGCTTCATATTATCCTTATATAATTTACGAGTTACTAAAGAAAAATTATTCGGAAAGTGATATTGAAAAAATTTGTTCCGGAAATATGTTAAGAGTTTGGAAGCAGACAGAAGATTTTGCAAAATCTTTAAAATAA
- a CDS encoding TfoX/Sxy family protein, which produces MAYNEQLANRIRQKLSDLPNVIEKKMMGGLTFMYNDKMCVGILKDELMCRIDPALHEESVEKIGCRTMDFTKRPMKGYVMIDESGMKSQADFGYWLNLAIDFNKQAISSKKKVK; this is translated from the coding sequence ATGGCATATAACGAACAGTTGGCAAATAGAATTAGGCAGAAACTTTCAGACTTACCCAATGTTATTGAAAAAAAAATGATGGGTGGGCTAACCTTTATGTATAACGACAAAATGTGTGTCGGGATATTAAAAGATGAGTTAATGTGTCGTATAGATCCTGCGTTACATGAAGAAAGTGTAGAAAAAATAGGTTGTAGAACTATGGACTTTACAAAACGACCTATGAAAGGGTATGTTATGATTGACGAAAGTGGAATGAAATCACAAGCTGACTTTGGCTACTGGTTAAACCTCGCAATTGACTTTAACAAACAAGCAATATCTTCTAAGAAAAAAGTAAAGTGA
- a CDS encoding VOC family protein has translation MTNAINWFEIPVTDFTRAKKFYETILGAEIIEMPFPGGKYGMLPADMQNGGVGGGLAQGEGFEPSEKGTVVYLNGGEDLSLSLNKVEQSGGKILMPKTSIGENGFMAHFIDTEGNRVALHSMK, from the coding sequence ATGACAAACGCTATTAATTGGTTTGAAATCCCAGTAACAGATTTCACAAGAGCAAAAAAATTTTATGAAACAATTTTAGGGGCAGAAATTATAGAAATGCCTTTTCCGGGCGGGAAATATGGTATGCTGCCGGCGGATATGCAAAATGGTGGAGTTGGCGGCGGACTTGCACAAGGCGAAGGCTTTGAACCTTCTGAAAAAGGTACCGTTGTTTACTTAAATGGCGGAGAAGATTTGAGCTTATCTTTAAACAAAGTTGAACAATCCGGCGGAAAAATATTAATGCCAAAAACTTCCATTGGGGAAAACGGTTTTATGGCACATTTTATTGACACCGAAGGAAACAGAGTTGCACTACATTCAATGAAATAA
- a CDS encoding DUF4440 domain-containing protein, protein MLKKLVIILLVVGFLWGCSQQNIVKQFSGEELKSEINSLNNTMAKAVMEGNYELTTNMYKEDCISLPSYQPMLRGKAAIIKQAEMEKQNAMKMENFVLTSTDIWQNGNLVVDVGTYSFSMDMPQMPGGVFKDQGKYITIYEVQADGTLLIKADTWNTDTNPWMQMGQN, encoded by the coding sequence ATGCTAAAAAAATTGGTTATAATTTTATTAGTTGTTGGTTTTCTTTGGGGATGCAGTCAGCAAAATATTGTTAAACAATTTTCAGGTGAGGAGCTAAAATCTGAAATTAATTCCTTAAATAACACAATGGCTAAAGCCGTAATGGAAGGCAATTACGAACTAACAACAAATATGTATAAAGAAGATTGCATTTCTTTGCCGAGTTATCAGCCAATGTTAAGAGGAAAAGCTGCAATAATTAAACAAGCGGAAATGGAAAAACAAAATGCAATGAAAATGGAAAATTTTGTTTTAACTTCGACTGATATTTGGCAAAACGGAAATTTAGTTGTTGATGTTGGAACTTATAGTTTTTCTATGGATATGCCGCAAATGCCCGGCGGAGTTTTTAAAGATCAAGGAAAATATATTACAATTTATGAAGTTCAAGCAGATGGAACTTTATTAATTAAAGCTGATACTTGGAATACCGATACAAATCCATGGATGCAGATGGGTCAAAATTAA
- the rsmI gene encoding 16S rRNA (cytidine(1402)-2'-O)-methyltransferase, producing the protein MQPILYITPTPIGNYEDITLRALKVLNEVDIIFCEELKPANRLLVYFKISKELISLNEHNEREIADEVISKLIEGGKSAALISDGGTPLFSDPGHYLVELCILNKIKIVPLPGANSLIPALVSSGLDIEKFYYYGWLSPKSDIRKNEFLKLKKLHELIIILETPYRLKRILTDVISNFGANQKIVLAFNLTMEDEQIFRNSASKILKIITEKNLKGEFVLLLDNR; encoded by the coding sequence ATGCAGCCAATACTTTACATAACTCCAACTCCAATAGGTAATTATGAAGATATCACTTTACGCGCATTAAAAGTTTTAAATGAAGTCGATATTATTTTCTGCGAAGAGCTAAAACCGGCAAATCGTTTACTTGTATATTTCAAAATATCCAAAGAATTAATTTCACTAAACGAACACAATGAAAGAGAAATTGCAGATGAAGTTATTTCTAAATTAATTGAAGGGGGAAAATCAGCCGCTTTAATTTCTGATGGTGGAACTCCCTTATTTTCTGACCCCGGACATTATTTAGTTGAGTTATGTATTTTAAATAAAATTAAAATTGTTCCTCTTCCGGGAGCAAATTCTCTAATACCCGCTTTGGTTTCATCGGGATTGGATATTGAAAAATTTTATTATTACGGCTGGCTCTCACCCAAAAGTGATATTAGAAAAAATGAATTTCTTAAATTAAAAAAGCTGCATGAATTAATTATCATTTTAGAAACTCCATATCGTTTAAAAAGAATTCTCACCGATGTCATTTCAAATTTTGGTGCAAATCAAAAAATTGTTTTGGCTTTTAATCTCACAATGGAAGACGAACAAATCTTTAGAAATTCTGCATCCAAAATTCTGAAAATTATTACTGAAAAAAATCTGAAGGGTGAATTTGTTCTGCTTTTAGATAACAGATAA
- a CDS encoding proline--tRNA ligase yields MRLSNAFIPTLKENPSDAVIKSHILLVRSGMVRMLSAGIYSYLPLGYKVMKKIAEIIREEMDAIGGQEFHLPALNPKEIWEATNRVEAFGDTLFHIKNRDYVLAPTHEEIMTFHAKGVLKSYKDLPQIWYQIQTKFRNEARPRSGIIRGRQFLMKDAYSFDSSNEGLDVSYGLHDKAYRKIFDRCGLNYFVVGASSGAMGGSKSEEFMVKSDAGEDYVAYCSSCGYAANAEVSTSTLPNIHRHETSKDIYEISTPNVKSIDELCTFLNISESETAKSRIYIFNNNPILVLMNGNDEVNETKLQTILGGDVRPAHPDELKEISGADAGSIGPIDFKHKIIADLRLKNENNLFSGANKNDYHLGGIDLQRDVPLIEYFDLRLVASGEPCPKCSKPIEVFKAIELGHIFKLGTKYSVGLDAKFLDETGKENPLIMGSYGIGLDRVLACYIEQNNDENGIIWKKPLNPFDVHLIGLNMKKDEVVNACEKLFKQLNEENIEVIFDDRNNVQAGFKFSDADLLGMPLQIIVGERGLKENQVEVKVRSTGERINVKLDELLVKVKNLLERN; encoded by the coding sequence ATGAGACTTAGCAACGCATTTATTCCAACATTAAAAGAAAATCCAAGTGACGCAGTAATTAAGAGTCACATTTTATTAGTACGAAGCGGAATGGTAAGAATGCTATCCGCGGGAATTTATTCATACCTTCCGCTTGGTTACAAAGTTATGAAAAAAATTGCCGAAATTATTCGCGAAGAAATGGATGCAATCGGCGGACAAGAATTTCATCTTCCGGCTTTAAATCCAAAAGAAATTTGGGAAGCAACAAATAGAGTTGAAGCTTTTGGCGATACACTCTTTCACATAAAAAACAGAGATTACGTTTTGGCTCCAACCCACGAAGAAATAATGACATTTCACGCTAAAGGGGTTTTAAAATCTTATAAAGATTTGCCGCAAATTTGGTATCAGATTCAAACAAAATTTAGAAACGAAGCAAGACCGCGAAGCGGCATAATTAGAGGAAGACAGTTTTTAATGAAAGATGCTTACTCGTTTGATTCATCAAACGAAGGATTGGATGTTTCCTATGGATTGCATGATAAAGCTTACAGAAAAATTTTTGATAGATGCGGATTAAATTATTTTGTGGTCGGTGCATCAAGTGGAGCAATGGGCGGAAGCAAATCAGAAGAATTTATGGTTAAATCTGATGCGGGCGAAGATTACGTTGCTTATTGCAGCAGTTGCGGTTATGCCGCAAATGCAGAAGTTTCAACATCTACATTACCCAATATTCATAGGCATGAAACCAGCAAAGATATTTATGAAATAAGCACACCAAATGTAAAATCAATAGATGAACTTTGTACTTTCTTAAATATTAGTGAATCTGAAACTGCAAAATCAAGAATTTATATTTTTAATAATAATCCCATCTTAGTTTTAATGAACGGAAATGATGAAGTTAACGAAACAAAACTTCAAACAATATTGGGCGGTGACGTTCGTCCCGCACATCCCGATGAATTAAAAGAAATTTCCGGAGCTGATGCCGGATCAATTGGACCAATAGATTTTAAGCACAAAATTATTGCAGATTTAAGATTGAAGAATGAAAACAATCTTTTCAGCGGTGCAAATAAAAATGATTATCACTTGGGCGGAATTGATTTGCAGCGCGATGTTCCTCTAATTGAATATTTTGATTTACGATTAGTTGCCTCCGGCGAACCATGTCCAAAATGTTCAAAACCAATTGAAGTTTTTAAAGCAATTGAACTCGGACATATTTTTAAACTTGGAACAAAATATTCTGTTGGATTAGATGCAAAGTTTTTGGATGAAACCGGTAAAGAAAATCCCTTAATTATGGGAAGTTACGGAATTGGTTTGGATAGAGTTTTAGCTTGCTACATTGAGCAAAATAATGACGAGAACGGAATTATTTGGAAAAAGCCTTTAAATCCTTTCGATGTACATTTGATTGGATTAAATATGAAAAAAGATGAAGTTGTGAATGCATGTGAAAAATTATTTAAGCAACTGAATGAAGAAAATATTGAAGTTATTTTTGATGATAGAAATAATGTTCAAGCCGGATTTAAATTCAGCGATGCAGATTTATTAGGAATGCCTTTGCAAATAATCGTTGGCGAGCGCGGATTAAAAGAAAATCAAGTTGAAGTAAAAGTTCGTTCAACCGGTGAAAGAATTAATGTTAAACTTGATGAACTCTTGGTAAAAGTAAAAAATTTACTAGAAAGAAATTAA
- a CDS encoding class I SAM-dependent methyltransferase has translation MLKYKYQEEYENSNCFWGKVPAKYVKELCSLLDYNLENFNILDLGAGEGKNAVYLAQYGAKIIAVDISDLALSRFEQQPNYSKVNLSITKFIQDIRKISFDESTFDIVVAYGILHCLSTKLEIINYIKKIKNWIKPGGYFVGATFTNQIPVPEFQNYLEEKALVQVGLIQGLFSDWQIIQVIDDIITEVHPTSKIEHQHSIVRIIARKI, from the coding sequence ATGTTGAAATATAAATATCAAGAAGAGTATGAAAATAGTAATTGTTTTTGGGGAAAAGTTCCTGCCAAATATGTAAAAGAGTTGTGCTCGTTGTTAGACTATAATTTAGAAAATTTTAATATACTTGATTTAGGAGCAGGCGAAGGAAAGAATGCAGTTTATTTAGCTCAATATGGTGCAAAAATAATTGCAGTTGACATTTCCGATCTTGCATTATCCAGATTTGAACAGCAACCAAATTATAGTAAAGTTAATCTGAGCATAACTAAGTTCATACAAGATATTAGGAAAATTTCTTTTGATGAAAGTACTTTTGATATCGTTGTTGCTTATGGAATATTACATTGCCTTAGTACAAAGTTAGAAATAATAAATTATATTAAAAAAATTAAAAATTGGATAAAACCAGGTGGATATTTCGTGGGAGCAACTTTTACAAATCAAATTCCAGTACCTGAATTTCAAAATTACCTTGAGGAAAAAGCATTAGTGCAAGTTGGCCTAATACAAGGATTATTTTCTGATTGGCAAATAATTCAAGTAATCGATGATATAATAACAGAAGTTCACCCTACATCTAAAATAGAACATCAGCATTCAATTGTGAGAATTATAGCGAGAAAAATATGA